Proteins from one Doryrhamphus excisus isolate RoL2022-K1 chromosome 19, RoL_Dexc_1.0, whole genome shotgun sequence genomic window:
- the LOC131106937 gene encoding rho-associated protein kinase 2-like isoform X2: protein MLGAESMLESRLNKLEALMRNPESVLNLETLLDSINAVAHDLNYPALRKNKNIETFLMRFEKAVSQLHELQVKLEDFEKVKLIGRGAYGEVQLVRHKASRKVYAMKQLNKFEMIKRSDSAFFWEERHIMAFSNSPWLVQLCCAFQDDRHLYMVMEFMPGGDVVNLTLNYDIPEKWARFYTAEVVLALDAIHSMGFIHRDIKPDNMLLDRHGHLKLTDFGTCMKMDSTGMVRSDTAVGTPDYISPEVLQSQGGEGHYGRECDWWSVGVVLYELLVGETPFYTESLVGTYGNIMNHKNSLRFPDDVEMSQEAKNLICAFLTDREIRLGRNGVEEIKCHPFFKSDQWTFDNIRETVAPVVPELNSDIDTSNFDDIEDDKGAAETFPPPKAFVGNQLPFVGFTYFKEDQLLKATKNSSEDSDNEKDKLEEKQRRSDNKKELQKKVNELEEQLDHEMQAKDELEHKFRNATNSLEKLVKELDKEMNSRQLMEASLRQMERDRVLLQHQSSENQRKVEIETDRKRGLENELNSLRDQLEDLKKRNHNSQISNEMNIQLQKQLDESTVTLQAEQDAAARLKKSQAEMQKQAQSLELNLREAQEKCRQLEEGKMELEKQLTALRAELEAERRERGVKTEIIADLQGRTSGLVEEVKEVKSCLSSVQTEKNQLQEKLNDLEKEKSNQEIELTFKLKSLQQSLEQEETEHKATRAKLADENQIYQSLEVAKSAALKEMEHTLQEERLLKQEVEAKLLQLKKDHSMLDCDYKQAQHKLDELQTQKERVSDEVKNLSLRLEQEIHKRSLAQSELKMEKQQVTVLCTSEKQLKQELNHLLEMKQVLDKHNNDMRREKQEADGLLKDLKEQLEAEQYFTTLYKTQIRELKEECDERNKLYKEAQQRLAEYQEERESLASQLESSLTKADSEQLARSIVEEQYSNLEKEKIMKELEIKDMMAKHKQELGDKEATISSLEESNRTLTVDVANLANEKEELNNQTKELQQQLQKAKEEETEMSSLIVSFEKQLQNERTLKIQAINKLAEVMNRRQTVRGVHRGTDTEVHRREKENRKLQLELRSEKEKLNSTIIKYQRELSEMQALIAEENQVRQELQMTLASKDSDIEQLRCQLTSLSVHSLDSTSISSANDLDGGEGYPVRITHSHTSESMSFTYQRTHKSVRIDTRPDLRRSAHSLFDSDSEDEEECEERGQSPPALTYQQPEPEHADSRLEGWISLPTKHTKRFGWDKKYIVVSSKKILFYNSELDRELANPFMTLDIDKLFHVRPVTQTDVYRADAKEIPRIFQILYANEGESKREQEVMDATSFGERPSYINHKGHEFIPTLYHFPSSCEACTRPLWHVFKPPPALECRRCHTKCHKDHLDRKEEVIGPCKVSYDMSTAKEMLLLTNSQEEQQRWVSHLLKRIPRKHPSATASPPYVPEVASARSSPLVSPRASPKGSPQISPHRGAMKIPSTRQQQQQSGKARLLEFGLKDWRWSLDDTASDDDDDDDLVF, encoded by the exons atgCTCGGGGCGGAGAGCATGCTGGAGAGCCGGCTGAATAAGCTGGAGGCCCTCATGAGGAACCCAGAGTCGGTGCTAAACTTGGAAACGCTACTG GATTCCATAAATGCCGTGGCTCACGACTTGAACTATCCTGCTCTGCGGAAGAACAAGAACATCGAAACGTTTTTGATGCGAT TTGAAAAGGCGGTGAGCCAGCTGCACGAGCTGCAGGTTAAGCTGGAAGACTTTGAAAAGGTGAAGCTGATCGGAAGAGGAGCTTACGGAGAAGTGCAGCTG GTGCGACATAAGGCCTCTCGCAAAGTTTATGCCATGAAGCAGCTCAACAAGTTTGAGATGATCAAGCGGTCCGACTCGGCTTTCTTCTGGGAGGAGAGGCACATCATGGCCTTCTCTAACAGCCCCTGGCTCGTCCAG CTGTGCtgtgccttccaagatgaccgCCACCTCTACATGGTGATGGAGTTCATGCCGGGCGGAGACGTGGTCAACCTCACCTTGAACTATGACATACCGGAGAAATGGGCTCGCTTTTACACGGCCGAGGTGGTGCTGGCTCTAGACGCCATCCACTCAATGGGTTTCATCCATCGAGACATCAAACCCGACAACATGCTGCTCGACCGCCACGGACATCTCAAGCTGACCGACTTTGGCACATGCATGAAGATGGATTCT ACAGGCATGGTGCGCTCAGACACTGCCGTAGGCACGCCCGACTACATCTCCCCCGAGGTGCTCCAGTCTCAGGGTGGCGAAGGTCACTACGGGCGGGAGTGCGACTGGTGGTCTGTGGGCGTCGTCCTATACGAGCTGTTAGTAG GGGAGACTCCTTTCTATACAGAATCTTTGGTTGGAACCTACGGGAACATCATGAACCATAAGAATTCGCTCCGTTTCCCAGATGATGTGGAGATGTCTCAGGAAGCTAAAAACCTCATCTGTGCCTTTCTAACTGACAG GGAGATTCGTTTGGGCCGCAACGGAGTGGAGGAGATCAAATGTCATCCCTTCTTCAAGAGCGACCAGTGGACCTTTGACAACATCAGAGAGA CTGTGGCTCCGGTTGTGCCAGAGCTGAACAGCGACATCGATACCAGCAACTTTGATGACATCGAGGATGATAAGGGAGCCGCCGAGACTTTCCCGCCACCTAAAGCCTTTGTGGGCAACCAGCTTCCATTTGTTGGCTTCACTTACTTCAAGGAAGACCA GCTGCTGAAGGCAACTAAAAACAGCTCAGAGGATTCTGATAACGAAAAGGACAaattggaggaaaaacagcGTCGCTCTGACAACAAGAAAGAA CTGCAGAAAAAAGTGAATGAACTGGAGGAGCAGCTGGATCATGAAATGCAGGCCAAAGACGAACTGGAGCACAAGTTCCG AAATGCCACCAACAGTTTAGAAAAGTTGGTCAAAGAATTAGACAAGGAG ATGAACAGCAGACAGCTCATGGAGGCCTCACTCAGGCAGATGGAGCGCGACCGAGTGCTGCTGCAGCACCAGAGCTCTGAGAACCAGCGCAAAGTGGAGATCGAGACGGACAGGAAACGCGGCTTGGAGAATGAAT TGAACAGCCTGAGGGACCAGTTAGAGGATCTGAAGAAGCGGAACCACAATTCACAGATCTCCAATGAGATGAACATCCAGTTGCAGAAACAG CTCGACGAGTCCACAGTCACGCTGCAAGCTGAACAGGACGCGGCGGCGAGGCTGAAGAAGAGCCAGGCGGAAATGCAGAAACAGGCACAGAGCCTGGAGCTGAACCTCAGGGAGGCTCAGGAGAAGTGCAGGCAGCTCGAGGAGGGCAAGATGGAGCTGGAGAAGCAGCTGACGGCGCTACGGGCCGAGCTGGAGGCGGAGAGGAGGGAGCGCGGCGTCAAGACAGAAATAATCGCAGACCTACAGG GACGCACGTCTGGTCTGGTAGAGGAGGTAAAAGAAGTCAAGTCATGCCTCTCCTCAGTCCAGACCGAGAAGAACCAACTACAGGAGAAGCTCAATGACCTTGAGAAG GAAAAGAGCAACCAAGAGATCGAGTTGACATTTAAGTTAAAGTCGCTCCAGCAGAGCCTGGAGCAGGAGGAGACTGAGCACAAGGCCACGAGAGCCAAGCTGGCGGACGAAAACCAAATTTATCAATCCCTCGAGGTGGCAAAATCTGCTGCCTTAAAAG AGATGGAGCACACCCTTCAGGAGGAGCGCCTTCTGAAGCAAGAGGTGGAGGCCAAGCTGCTGCAGCTGAAGAAGGATCACTCCATGCTGGACTGCGATTACAAGCAGGCCCAGCACAAACTGGATGAGCTGCAGACACAAAAGGAAAGAGTTTCTGACGAG GTAAAGAACCTGAGCCTGCGCCTGGAACAGGAGATTCACAAGCGCAGCCTAGCCCAGAGTGAGCTGAAAATGGAGAAACAGCAGGTGACCGTCCTGTGCACCTCGGAGAAGCAACTCAAACAGGAGCTCAACCACCTGCTGGAGATGAAGCAGGTCCTGGACAAACACAACAACGACATGCGCAG GGAGAAACAGGAGGCTGATGGCCTGTTGAAGGACTTAAAGGAACAGCTGGAGGCGGAGCAGTATTTCACG ACCCTTTACAAGACGCAGATCCGTGAACTGAAAGAGGAGTGTGATGAGAGGAACAAACTGTATAAAGAGGCTCAGCAACGACTGGCAGAATACCAGGAGGAAAG GGAATCGCTCGCATCCCAGCTGGAAAGCAGCCTGACCAAGGCAGACTCGGAACAGCTGGCTCGCTCCATCGTGGAGGAGCAGTACTCCAatctggagaaggagaagatcATGAAGGAGCTGGAGATCAAGGACATGATGGCCAAACACAAGCAGGAACTTGGCGACAAGGAGGCCACAATCAGCTCG CTGGAAGAGTCCAATCGCACTCTCACCGTGGATGTTGCCAACCTGGCCAATGAGAAAGAGGAGCTCAACAACCAGACAAAAGAACTGCAGCAAC AGCTCCAGAAAGCGAAGGAGGAGGAGACGGAGATGAGCTCTCTTATAGTCTCCTTTGAAAAGCAGCTGCAGAATGAAAGGACACTCAAAATTCAG GCCATCAACAAGCTAGCCGAGGTGATGAACCGGAGGCAGACGGTGAGGGGAGTACACCGAGGCACTGACACGGAGGTGCACAGGAGGGAGAAGGAGAACAGAAAGCTGCAGCTGGAGCTCAGATCAGAGAAGGAGAAACTCAACAGCACCATCATCAAATACCAGAGAGAGCTGTCGGAAATGCAGGCG CTAATAGCGGAGGAGAACCAGGTACGTCAGGAGCTTCAAATGACGCTGGCCAGCAAGGACAGCGACATCGAGCAGCTTCGCTGCCAGCTCACCTCCCTCAGCGTTCACTCTCTGGACTCCACCAGCATCAGCAGTGCCAACGACCTGGACGGGGGTGAAGGCTACCCAG TACGTATTACTCACTCGCATACCTCTGAATCAATGTCCTTCACCTACCAGCGCACACACAAATCAGTGCGCATCGACACTCGGCCCGACCTCCGACGTTCCGCACACTCTCTTTTTGACTCGGACTCTGAGGATGAAGAGGAATGTGAAGAGCGGGGCCAGAGTCCCCCGGCTCTCACTTACCAGCAGCCTGAGCCTGAACATGCAG ACTCCAGACTAGAGGGCTGGATTTCACTTCCTACCAAGCACACAAAGCGGTTCGGCTGGGACAAAAAG TACATAGTGGTGAGCAGTAAAAAGATTCTGTTCTACAACAGCGAGCTGGACAGAGAACTGGCCAACCCTTTCATGACCTTGGACATAGA CAAGCTGTTTCACGTCCGACCTGTCACTCAGACAGACGTGTACCGTGCAGATGCCAAAGAAATCCCAAGGATATTTCAG ATCCTGTACGCCAACGAGGGCGAGAGTAAGCGCGAGCAAGAAGTCATGGACGCCACATCTTTCGGCGAGCGCCCCTCCTACATCAACCACAAGGGCCACGAGTTCATCCCCACGCTCTATCACTTCCCTTCCAGCTGTGAGGCGTGCACGCGCCCCCTGTGGCACGTCTTTAAGCCACCGCCGGCCCTCGAGTGCCGCCGCTGTCACACCAAGTGCCACAAAGACCACCTGGACAGGAAAGAGGAGGTCATTGGGCCTTGCAAGG TGAGCTATGACATGTCCACCGCCAAAGAGATGCTTTTGCTGACCAACAGCCAGGAGGAGCAGCAGCGATGGGTCAGCCACCTCCTCAAGCGCATCCCCAGGAAACACCCGTCAGCCACTGCCTCCCCGCCCTATGTTCCCGAAGTGGCGTCGGCGAGATCCTCCCCTCTTGTTTCGCCGCGCGCGTCGCCCAAAGGCTCGCCGCAGATTTCGCCACATCGCGGGGCCATGAAGATTCCGTCCAccagacagcagcagcagcagtcagGCAAAGCCAG ATTGCTTGAGTTTGGCCTGAAAGACTGGAGGTGGTCGTTGGACGACACCgctagtgatgatgatgatgatgatgatttggtCTTCTGA
- the LOC131106937 gene encoding rho-associated protein kinase 2-like isoform X1 produces MLGAESMLESRLNKLEALMRNPESVLNLETLLDSINAVAHDLNYPALRKNKNIETFLMRFEKAVSQLHELQVKLEDFEKVKLIGRGAYGEVQLVRHKASRKVYAMKQLNKFEMIKRSDSAFFWEERHIMAFSNSPWLVQLCCAFQDDRHLYMVMEFMPGGDVVNLTLNYDIPEKWARFYTAEVVLALDAIHSMGFIHRDIKPDNMLLDRHGHLKLTDFGTCMKMDSTGMVRSDTAVGTPDYISPEVLQSQGGEGHYGRECDWWSVGVVLYELLVGETPFYTESLVGTYGNIMNHKNSLRFPDDVEMSQEAKNLICAFLTDREIRLGRNGVEEIKCHPFFKSDQWTFDNIRETVAPVVPELNSDIDTSNFDDIEDDKGAAETFPPPKAFVGNQLPFVGFTYFKEDQLLKATKNSSEDSDNEKDKLEEKQRRSDNKKEQLQKKVNELEEQLDHEMQAKDELEHKFRNATNSLEKLVKELDKEMNSRQLMEASLRQMERDRVLLQHQSSENQRKVEIETDRKRGLENELNSLRDQLEDLKKRNHNSQISNEMNIQLQKQLDESTVTLQAEQDAAARLKKSQAEMQKQAQSLELNLREAQEKCRQLEEGKMELEKQLTALRAELEAERRERGVKTEIIADLQGRTSGLVEEVKEVKSCLSSVQTEKNQLQEKLNDLEKEKSNQEIELTFKLKSLQQSLEQEETEHKATRAKLADENQIYQSLEVAKSAALKEMEHTLQEERLLKQEVEAKLLQLKKDHSMLDCDYKQAQHKLDELQTQKERVSDEVKNLSLRLEQEIHKRSLAQSELKMEKQQVTVLCTSEKQLKQELNHLLEMKQVLDKHNNDMRREKQEADGLLKDLKEQLEAEQYFTTLYKTQIRELKEECDERNKLYKEAQQRLAEYQEERESLASQLESSLTKADSEQLARSIVEEQYSNLEKEKIMKELEIKDMMAKHKQELGDKEATISSLEESNRTLTVDVANLANEKEELNNQTKELQQQLQKAKEEETEMSSLIVSFEKQLQNERTLKIQAINKLAEVMNRRQTVRGVHRGTDTEVHRREKENRKLQLELRSEKEKLNSTIIKYQRELSEMQALIAEENQVRQELQMTLASKDSDIEQLRCQLTSLSVHSLDSTSISSANDLDGGEGYPVRITHSHTSESMSFTYQRTHKSVRIDTRPDLRRSAHSLFDSDSEDEEECEERGQSPPALTYQQPEPEHADSRLEGWISLPTKHTKRFGWDKKYIVVSSKKILFYNSELDRELANPFMTLDIDKLFHVRPVTQTDVYRADAKEIPRIFQILYANEGESKREQEVMDATSFGERPSYINHKGHEFIPTLYHFPSSCEACTRPLWHVFKPPPALECRRCHTKCHKDHLDRKEEVIGPCKVSYDMSTAKEMLLLTNSQEEQQRWVSHLLKRIPRKHPSATASPPYVPEVASARSSPLVSPRASPKGSPQISPHRGAMKIPSTRQQQQQSGKARLLEFGLKDWRWSLDDTASDDDDDDDLVF; encoded by the exons atgCTCGGGGCGGAGAGCATGCTGGAGAGCCGGCTGAATAAGCTGGAGGCCCTCATGAGGAACCCAGAGTCGGTGCTAAACTTGGAAACGCTACTG GATTCCATAAATGCCGTGGCTCACGACTTGAACTATCCTGCTCTGCGGAAGAACAAGAACATCGAAACGTTTTTGATGCGAT TTGAAAAGGCGGTGAGCCAGCTGCACGAGCTGCAGGTTAAGCTGGAAGACTTTGAAAAGGTGAAGCTGATCGGAAGAGGAGCTTACGGAGAAGTGCAGCTG GTGCGACATAAGGCCTCTCGCAAAGTTTATGCCATGAAGCAGCTCAACAAGTTTGAGATGATCAAGCGGTCCGACTCGGCTTTCTTCTGGGAGGAGAGGCACATCATGGCCTTCTCTAACAGCCCCTGGCTCGTCCAG CTGTGCtgtgccttccaagatgaccgCCACCTCTACATGGTGATGGAGTTCATGCCGGGCGGAGACGTGGTCAACCTCACCTTGAACTATGACATACCGGAGAAATGGGCTCGCTTTTACACGGCCGAGGTGGTGCTGGCTCTAGACGCCATCCACTCAATGGGTTTCATCCATCGAGACATCAAACCCGACAACATGCTGCTCGACCGCCACGGACATCTCAAGCTGACCGACTTTGGCACATGCATGAAGATGGATTCT ACAGGCATGGTGCGCTCAGACACTGCCGTAGGCACGCCCGACTACATCTCCCCCGAGGTGCTCCAGTCTCAGGGTGGCGAAGGTCACTACGGGCGGGAGTGCGACTGGTGGTCTGTGGGCGTCGTCCTATACGAGCTGTTAGTAG GGGAGACTCCTTTCTATACAGAATCTTTGGTTGGAACCTACGGGAACATCATGAACCATAAGAATTCGCTCCGTTTCCCAGATGATGTGGAGATGTCTCAGGAAGCTAAAAACCTCATCTGTGCCTTTCTAACTGACAG GGAGATTCGTTTGGGCCGCAACGGAGTGGAGGAGATCAAATGTCATCCCTTCTTCAAGAGCGACCAGTGGACCTTTGACAACATCAGAGAGA CTGTGGCTCCGGTTGTGCCAGAGCTGAACAGCGACATCGATACCAGCAACTTTGATGACATCGAGGATGATAAGGGAGCCGCCGAGACTTTCCCGCCACCTAAAGCCTTTGTGGGCAACCAGCTTCCATTTGTTGGCTTCACTTACTTCAAGGAAGACCA GCTGCTGAAGGCAACTAAAAACAGCTCAGAGGATTCTGATAACGAAAAGGACAaattggaggaaaaacagcGTCGCTCTGACAACAAGAAAGAA CAGCTGCAGAAAAAAGTGAATGAACTGGAGGAGCAGCTGGATCATGAAATGCAGGCCAAAGACGAACTGGAGCACAAGTTCCG AAATGCCACCAACAGTTTAGAAAAGTTGGTCAAAGAATTAGACAAGGAG ATGAACAGCAGACAGCTCATGGAGGCCTCACTCAGGCAGATGGAGCGCGACCGAGTGCTGCTGCAGCACCAGAGCTCTGAGAACCAGCGCAAAGTGGAGATCGAGACGGACAGGAAACGCGGCTTGGAGAATGAAT TGAACAGCCTGAGGGACCAGTTAGAGGATCTGAAGAAGCGGAACCACAATTCACAGATCTCCAATGAGATGAACATCCAGTTGCAGAAACAG CTCGACGAGTCCACAGTCACGCTGCAAGCTGAACAGGACGCGGCGGCGAGGCTGAAGAAGAGCCAGGCGGAAATGCAGAAACAGGCACAGAGCCTGGAGCTGAACCTCAGGGAGGCTCAGGAGAAGTGCAGGCAGCTCGAGGAGGGCAAGATGGAGCTGGAGAAGCAGCTGACGGCGCTACGGGCCGAGCTGGAGGCGGAGAGGAGGGAGCGCGGCGTCAAGACAGAAATAATCGCAGACCTACAGG GACGCACGTCTGGTCTGGTAGAGGAGGTAAAAGAAGTCAAGTCATGCCTCTCCTCAGTCCAGACCGAGAAGAACCAACTACAGGAGAAGCTCAATGACCTTGAGAAG GAAAAGAGCAACCAAGAGATCGAGTTGACATTTAAGTTAAAGTCGCTCCAGCAGAGCCTGGAGCAGGAGGAGACTGAGCACAAGGCCACGAGAGCCAAGCTGGCGGACGAAAACCAAATTTATCAATCCCTCGAGGTGGCAAAATCTGCTGCCTTAAAAG AGATGGAGCACACCCTTCAGGAGGAGCGCCTTCTGAAGCAAGAGGTGGAGGCCAAGCTGCTGCAGCTGAAGAAGGATCACTCCATGCTGGACTGCGATTACAAGCAGGCCCAGCACAAACTGGATGAGCTGCAGACACAAAAGGAAAGAGTTTCTGACGAG GTAAAGAACCTGAGCCTGCGCCTGGAACAGGAGATTCACAAGCGCAGCCTAGCCCAGAGTGAGCTGAAAATGGAGAAACAGCAGGTGACCGTCCTGTGCACCTCGGAGAAGCAACTCAAACAGGAGCTCAACCACCTGCTGGAGATGAAGCAGGTCCTGGACAAACACAACAACGACATGCGCAG GGAGAAACAGGAGGCTGATGGCCTGTTGAAGGACTTAAAGGAACAGCTGGAGGCGGAGCAGTATTTCACG ACCCTTTACAAGACGCAGATCCGTGAACTGAAAGAGGAGTGTGATGAGAGGAACAAACTGTATAAAGAGGCTCAGCAACGACTGGCAGAATACCAGGAGGAAAG GGAATCGCTCGCATCCCAGCTGGAAAGCAGCCTGACCAAGGCAGACTCGGAACAGCTGGCTCGCTCCATCGTGGAGGAGCAGTACTCCAatctggagaaggagaagatcATGAAGGAGCTGGAGATCAAGGACATGATGGCCAAACACAAGCAGGAACTTGGCGACAAGGAGGCCACAATCAGCTCG CTGGAAGAGTCCAATCGCACTCTCACCGTGGATGTTGCCAACCTGGCCAATGAGAAAGAGGAGCTCAACAACCAGACAAAAGAACTGCAGCAAC AGCTCCAGAAAGCGAAGGAGGAGGAGACGGAGATGAGCTCTCTTATAGTCTCCTTTGAAAAGCAGCTGCAGAATGAAAGGACACTCAAAATTCAG GCCATCAACAAGCTAGCCGAGGTGATGAACCGGAGGCAGACGGTGAGGGGAGTACACCGAGGCACTGACACGGAGGTGCACAGGAGGGAGAAGGAGAACAGAAAGCTGCAGCTGGAGCTCAGATCAGAGAAGGAGAAACTCAACAGCACCATCATCAAATACCAGAGAGAGCTGTCGGAAATGCAGGCG CTAATAGCGGAGGAGAACCAGGTACGTCAGGAGCTTCAAATGACGCTGGCCAGCAAGGACAGCGACATCGAGCAGCTTCGCTGCCAGCTCACCTCCCTCAGCGTTCACTCTCTGGACTCCACCAGCATCAGCAGTGCCAACGACCTGGACGGGGGTGAAGGCTACCCAG TACGTATTACTCACTCGCATACCTCTGAATCAATGTCCTTCACCTACCAGCGCACACACAAATCAGTGCGCATCGACACTCGGCCCGACCTCCGACGTTCCGCACACTCTCTTTTTGACTCGGACTCTGAGGATGAAGAGGAATGTGAAGAGCGGGGCCAGAGTCCCCCGGCTCTCACTTACCAGCAGCCTGAGCCTGAACATGCAG ACTCCAGACTAGAGGGCTGGATTTCACTTCCTACCAAGCACACAAAGCGGTTCGGCTGGGACAAAAAG TACATAGTGGTGAGCAGTAAAAAGATTCTGTTCTACAACAGCGAGCTGGACAGAGAACTGGCCAACCCTTTCATGACCTTGGACATAGA CAAGCTGTTTCACGTCCGACCTGTCACTCAGACAGACGTGTACCGTGCAGATGCCAAAGAAATCCCAAGGATATTTCAG ATCCTGTACGCCAACGAGGGCGAGAGTAAGCGCGAGCAAGAAGTCATGGACGCCACATCTTTCGGCGAGCGCCCCTCCTACATCAACCACAAGGGCCACGAGTTCATCCCCACGCTCTATCACTTCCCTTCCAGCTGTGAGGCGTGCACGCGCCCCCTGTGGCACGTCTTTAAGCCACCGCCGGCCCTCGAGTGCCGCCGCTGTCACACCAAGTGCCACAAAGACCACCTGGACAGGAAAGAGGAGGTCATTGGGCCTTGCAAGG TGAGCTATGACATGTCCACCGCCAAAGAGATGCTTTTGCTGACCAACAGCCAGGAGGAGCAGCAGCGATGGGTCAGCCACCTCCTCAAGCGCATCCCCAGGAAACACCCGTCAGCCACTGCCTCCCCGCCCTATGTTCCCGAAGTGGCGTCGGCGAGATCCTCCCCTCTTGTTTCGCCGCGCGCGTCGCCCAAAGGCTCGCCGCAGATTTCGCCACATCGCGGGGCCATGAAGATTCCGTCCAccagacagcagcagcagcagtcagGCAAAGCCAG ATTGCTTGAGTTTGGCCTGAAAGACTGGAGGTGGTCGTTGGACGACACCgctagtgatgatgatgatgatgatgatttggtCTTCTGA